From the genome of Gammaproteobacteria bacterium, one region includes:
- a CDS encoding formate/nitrite transporter family protein, protein MSYLEPSEFVSKMVDQGESKVYMSTRDTLIRAFMAGAILGLAAVFAITVATKTGSPLVGAILFPVGFIMLYLMKFDLLTGVFTLVPLALIDKRPGVTFGQVMRNWGLVFVGNFAGALATAFMMSFILTYGYSTDGGALAEKVAKIGESRTLGYMTHGVDGWLTIFIRGMLCNWMVSMGVVGAMISTSASGKMMAMWMPVMLFFFMGFEHSIVNMFLFPFSMIMGGNFTFTEYILWNELPTALGNLVGGFLLVGLPLYYTHVRTSPDRVLKRAA, encoded by the coding sequence CTTATCTGGAACCTAGCGAATTTGTAAGCAAGATGGTGGATCAGGGTGAATCAAAAGTATACATGTCAACAAGGGATACTCTGATTCGCGCGTTTATGGCGGGAGCCATACTTGGCCTTGCCGCCGTGTTCGCCATTACCGTCGCGACAAAAACAGGGTCTCCCCTGGTTGGCGCGATACTTTTCCCGGTCGGGTTTATCATGCTGTACCTTATGAAGTTTGACCTGCTTACCGGCGTATTCACACTTGTGCCGTTAGCGTTAATAGACAAGCGCCCCGGGGTTACCTTCGGCCAGGTGATGCGAAACTGGGGACTTGTTTTTGTCGGCAACTTTGCCGGCGCGTTGGCAACGGCTTTCATGATGTCTTTCATCCTGACATACGGATACAGTACCGATGGCGGGGCGCTTGCCGAAAAAGTGGCAAAGATTGGCGAATCGCGAACCCTGGGTTATATGACTCACGGCGTCGATGGCTGGCTGACCATTTTTATTAGAGGCATGTTATGTAACTGGATGGTCTCCATGGGGGTTGTCGGCGCGATGATTTCCACTTCTGCCAGCGGCAAGATGATGGCCATGTGGATGCCGGTAATGCTGTTCTTCTTTATGGGTTTTGAGCATTCAATCGTGAACATGTTCCTGTTCCCGTTCTCCATGATCATGGGTGGGAATTTCACATTCACTGAATACATTCTGTGGAACGAGTTGCCGACCGCGCTGGGCAACCTGGTTGGTGGTTTCCTGCTCGTGGGATTGCCGTTGTACTACACCCATGTTCGTACCAGCCCTGATCGTGTGCTGAAACGGGCGGCCTGA
- a CDS encoding bifunctional protein-serine/threonine kinase/phosphatase yields MSASLKIAVGQYSDKGRKPVNQDFHGVTIPAEPLLAAKGIGIAIADGISSSEVSQEASQTAVKGFFADYYSTPESWSVKSSAQRVLFATNSWLYSQTRNGPYRYDINRGYVCTFSALVFKSRAVHVFHIGDARIYRVSNNRLEPLTDDHRLQVSPEQSYLSRALGMRDRVDIDYSSLDVETGDTFILATDGVYEYVSESFVIEQLRCRPDNLDLAARQIAEEALRKGSKDNLTIQVARVDQLPDPGINELHKQVSAQPFAPELRPRMQFDGYEIARELHSNHRSHVYLATDTETGERVALKVPSVSLRADPFFLESFLMEEWVARRVENAHVLKPCKLTRKRNYLYSVTEYIEGCTLAQWMRDNPQPDVELVRGIVEQIVRGLQALHRQEMLHQDLRPDNIMIDRSGTVKLIDFGSVRVAGVAEIAMTTERQHILGTAQYTAPEYFLGEPGTFRSDLFSLGVIAYQMLSGRLPYGAAVARAASRTAQRKLAYQPIAGADHGIPAWIDGALRKAVSIDPLTRHDVLSEFVHDLRHPNPRYLRQERAPLLERNPVLFWQGVSLCLALMVIYQVVS; encoded by the coding sequence ATGTCCGCATCACTGAAAATTGCTGTTGGCCAGTATTCTGACAAGGGCCGAAAGCCGGTAAACCAGGATTTCCATGGTGTTACCATACCGGCGGAACCGTTGCTGGCGGCGAAGGGTATTGGTATTGCCATAGCCGATGGTATCAGCAGCAGTGAAGTCAGCCAGGAGGCAAGCCAGACCGCGGTGAAGGGATTTTTTGCGGATTATTACAGTACGCCGGAGTCCTGGTCCGTGAAATCGTCGGCACAGCGGGTGTTGTTTGCAACGAACTCCTGGCTTTATTCGCAGACGCGGAACGGACCGTATCGGTACGATATCAACCGTGGATATGTCTGCACATTCAGCGCATTGGTATTCAAGTCCAGGGCGGTGCATGTCTTTCATATCGGCGATGCGCGGATCTACCGGGTTAGTAACAATCGCCTCGAACCACTGACAGATGACCACCGCCTGCAGGTATCCCCGGAGCAAAGTTATTTGTCCAGGGCGCTGGGTATGCGCGATCGTGTTGATATAGACTATTCGTCACTGGATGTTGAGACCGGGGATACATTTATCCTGGCGACGGACGGGGTGTATGAATATGTTTCCGAATCGTTTGTTATTGAACAATTGCGGTGTCGGCCGGACAACCTCGACCTGGCTGCGCGACAGATAGCAGAAGAGGCGCTGCGAAAAGGCAGCAAGGATAACCTGACCATACAGGTTGCGCGCGTTGATCAATTGCCTGACCCGGGAATTAATGAACTTCACAAGCAGGTGTCAGCGCAACCGTTTGCCCCGGAACTTCGACCGAGGATGCAGTTTGATGGCTACGAAATTGCGCGCGAGCTGCACAGCAATCACCGCAGCCATGTATACCTGGCGACGGACACGGAAACCGGGGAGCGGGTCGCGCTCAAAGTGCCTTCCGTGAGCCTGAGAGCCGATCCATTCTTTCTCGAGAGTTTCCTGATGGAAGAGTGGGTTGCCCGGCGTGTTGAAAATGCCCATGTGCTGAAGCCGTGCAAGCTTACGAGAAAACGAAACTACTTGTACAGTGTAACCGAGTATATAGAAGGCTGTACGCTGGCACAGTGGATGAGGGACAATCCACAACCTGATGTGGAGCTGGTCAGGGGTATTGTCGAACAGATTGTACGTGGACTACAGGCGCTGCACAGGCAGGAAATGCTGCACCAGGATCTGCGCCCGGACAATATTATGATCGACCGCTCCGGTACCGTAAAATTAATTGATTTCGGATCAGTGCGGGTTGCCGGCGTTGCGGAAATCGCCATGACAACGGAGCGGCAACATATACTTGGTACTGCCCAGTACACGGCGCCGGAATATTTCCTGGGAGAGCCGGGTACGTTCCGGTCGGACCTGTTCTCCCTTGGCGTAATTGCCTACCAGATGCTGTCAGGCCGGTTACCCTATGGTGCGGCGGTGGCCAGGGCTGCCAGCCGTACGGCGCAACGCAAGCTGGCGTATCAGCCCATAGCAGGCGCAGACCACGGCATACCCGCCTGGATAGACGGCGCACTACGCAAGGCGGTCAGTATCGATCCCCTGACCCGGCATGATGTGCTGTCGGAGTTTGTACATGATTTGCGTCACCCCAATCCCCGATACCTGAGACAGGAACGCGCGCCGTTACTGGAACGAAACCCGGTGTTGTTCTGGCAGGGTGTGTCTTTGTGCCTTGCCTTGATGGTTATCTACCAGGTTGTTTCATGA
- a CDS encoding bifunctional metallophosphatase/5'-nucleotidase translates to MKFSLDDKSLRILILGLTTLGQVACTHMIPEPHLRILWTNDTHGYLSPLYHREEGDNLFVDRARTQGRAGGFAHIATLVKRQRKQFPDRTLLVDSGDTWHGTVIPVRLAGTPVVEVMNAMGYDAMVPGNVDFFYNEETIHRLHSAANFPILIANIYDQHWGERAAIPNTSPYVVRTVNGLKVGIIGMTYHWMARVTDHPQWSFGLRVSEIQDDIDRLRNDEDVDIVIMLSHMGWKADTRYAELVAGIDVIVGAHTHDTLYKPTLVFNSRSNRSVIIVQSGSHGKYLGQLDLEVRDKRVTAFHQTLFPVLADSVREDPEIAGMIHAIREPYEKELQRVIAETTTLLYRSGTWQSTADNLITDALRARTMQDVSIAQPGRYGASVLPGNITVEDIYNLVPTESPVYLMSFTGADLRRMFEDAIDNVISADPLQQIGGYMWRFSGIEIAVDFGRPHPERIVSMKVGTEIIHDARQYSLAEFNMFFRNSPDAIDVRKTGKIGPQEIIAYVEKQKTVSPVLDHRITDHHGTILGDHTDLHNINQQTGRNEVELSNPVNYRYHGRLDRNNRLQLTR, encoded by the coding sequence ATGAAATTTTCCTTGGATGATAAATCGCTGCGTATTCTCATACTTGGGCTGACCACTCTTGGTCAAGTTGCCTGCACACACATGATACCGGAACCCCATCTACGCATTCTCTGGACAAACGATACCCATGGCTACCTGAGCCCCCTGTACCACCGGGAAGAAGGTGATAACCTGTTTGTCGATCGCGCCAGGACCCAGGGACGCGCCGGCGGATTTGCCCACATCGCGACGCTGGTAAAACGCCAGCGAAAACAGTTTCCGGACAGGACGCTGCTTGTAGACAGCGGTGATACCTGGCATGGCACGGTTATACCAGTTCGACTTGCCGGTACCCCGGTCGTGGAGGTGATGAACGCCATGGGCTACGACGCCATGGTTCCTGGCAACGTGGATTTCTTTTACAATGAAGAAACCATCCACCGCCTGCATTCGGCTGCCAACTTCCCGATTTTGATAGCCAACATCTACGACCAGCACTGGGGTGAGCGAGCGGCTATCCCCAATACATCGCCCTACGTCGTTCGCACTGTCAACGGCCTGAAAGTCGGGATCATCGGCATGACCTATCACTGGATGGCCAGGGTTACCGACCACCCCCAGTGGAGTTTCGGGCTGCGTGTCAGCGAGATCCAGGATGACATAGACAGGTTGCGCAACGACGAAGATGTTGACATCGTGATTATGCTGTCCCATATGGGCTGGAAGGCCGATACCAGGTACGCTGAACTGGTGGCTGGCATTGATGTCATTGTCGGTGCTCACACACACGACACGCTATACAAGCCGACCCTGGTATTCAACAGCAGGTCAAATCGAAGTGTTATCATTGTGCAAAGCGGCTCCCACGGAAAATACCTGGGACAACTTGACCTGGAAGTGCGCGACAAACGCGTAACGGCGTTCCACCAGACCCTGTTCCCTGTCCTGGCCGACTCTGTACGGGAAGACCCGGAAATAGCAGGAATGATTCATGCGATACGCGAACCCTACGAGAAGGAACTCCAGCGCGTGATCGCCGAAACCACGACGCTGCTCTATCGAAGCGGCACCTGGCAAAGTACGGCGGACAACCTGATCACCGATGCCTTGCGCGCCCGCACAATGCAGGATGTCAGTATCGCCCAACCCGGTCGATACGGCGCATCCGTACTTCCGGGAAACATTACCGTGGAGGATATCTATAACCTTGTACCGACAGAATCACCAGTATATCTCATGAGTTTTACCGGTGCTGATCTGAGGCGAATGTTTGAGGACGCCATAGATAACGTCATATCCGCAGATCCCCTGCAACAAATCGGTGGTTACATGTGGCGCTTCTCGGGTATCGAAATCGCCGTTGATTTTGGCAGGCCGCACCCGGAACGCATTGTTTCCATGAAAGTCGGGACAGAAATCATCCATGACGCCAGGCAATATTCATTGGCGGAATTCAATATGTTTTTCAGAAACAGCCCCGACGCCATTGATGTTAGAAAAACCGGAAAGATAGGCCCCCAGGAAATTATCGCTTACGTTGAGAAGCAAAAAACGGTATCTCCCGTACTTGATCATCGTATCACCGATCATCATGGCACAATTCTTGGTGATCATACGGACCTTCACAATATTAATCAGCAGACCGGTCGAAACGAGGTTGAGTTATCGAACCCCGTCAACTACCGGTACCATGGAAGACTGGATCGCAATAACAGGTTGCAATTGACCAGGTAA
- a CDS encoding DsrE family protein has product MKTITKAIMLFSVMAMFGSPAFSATNKVMLQISDGSPEKQAMVLNIASNLKKHYGMDKIDVEIVAFGPGLKLALKDNANAERVQSLKTSGVTISACDKTIRKMAKKTGKKPVLNDNVQVVEGGVIRMLELSSQGYMLVHP; this is encoded by the coding sequence ATGAAAACAATCACGAAAGCTATCATGCTGTTCTCAGTAATGGCTATGTTCGGCTCACCGGCGTTCTCGGCAACAAACAAGGTCATGCTACAGATAAGCGATGGCAGCCCCGAGAAACAGGCTATGGTGCTCAACATTGCCAGCAACCTTAAAAAACACTATGGCATGGACAAAATTGATGTAGAAATCGTTGCCTTCGGTCCCGGTCTGAAGCTCGCACTCAAGGACAACGCCAACGCCGAACGGGTGCAAAGCCTGAAAACAAGCGGGGTCACAATAAGTGCATGCGACAAGACCATCAGGAAGATGGCAAAGAAAACGGGAAAGAAGCCCGTACTTAATGACAACGTTCAGGTTGTTGAAGGCGGCGTAATCCGTATGCTTGAACTATCAAGCCAGGGTTACATGCTGGTTCATCCCTGA
- a CDS encoding ankyrin repeat domain-containing protein yields MTPRNRNPELIVTLALSVLIFSASPSAPAKRIDTYPLHAAAQSNDTERLRTLLSRDAPASQVRLEFINQRDIHGRTALLYAVRNQNANAIQALLAAGASPNIADNAGTTPLHLALTAPRDILQALLSAGANIYSLDYSGCSALMRATAEERPDLINLLRAAVTPAGAHPDKQVHTKHAAQRCVIIPGKQNRQKP; encoded by the coding sequence ATGACACCGCGCAACCGAAACCCGGAGTTAATCGTTACGCTGGCGCTGTCCGTGTTGATTTTCTCCGCATCTCCGTCCGCCCCGGCAAAAAGGATCGATACCTACCCCTTGCATGCCGCGGCACAAAGCAATGATACCGAGCGGCTCAGGACATTGCTTTCCCGGGACGCGCCTGCCAGCCAGGTGCGCCTGGAATTTATCAATCAACGGGATATCCATGGCCGTACCGCGCTGCTTTATGCTGTGCGCAACCAGAATGCCAACGCAATCCAGGCATTACTCGCAGCCGGGGCGTCGCCAAATATTGCCGACAACGCGGGCACGACGCCGCTGCACCTGGCGTTGACGGCACCCAGGGATATTCTCCAGGCACTACTGTCCGCCGGCGCCAATATTTACAGCCTTGATTACAGCGGCTGCTCCGCGTTAATGCGCGCTACGGCCGAAGAACGACCTGATCTCATTAACCTGCTTCGGGCTGCCGTTACACCTGCCGGTGCCCATCCAGATAAACAGGTACATACAAAACATGCCGCACAGCGCTGCGTCATCATCCCCGGCAAGCAGAACCGGCAAAAACCGTGA
- a CDS encoding winged helix-turn-helix domain-containing protein gives MNNSINNVFRIGDWDVSPAEGLVTRNGITERLEPKAMEVLVYLAGNPGSVISRETLEHDVWHGALIGYDAVTNTVIKLRKALQDNARQPQYIVTVPKKGYQLIAPVQMDLQRESRSGPSIREPTAWYKIRVSMTPALLGIALAAGLALTLSWFGTTGTHSESNVPSIIVLPFVSLNNDPKGEALADGITEDIITDLSRMANLRVLGNNTAFRYKDEMVLPKSVGADLNVRFVLKGSIQKQGGNLRINAQLIDTSTGFNMWAERYDRKIDEYFSVQDNVTRNIVSALAVKLTRKEKQRLARKSTANLAAYDHFMEGQRQYKILTAESTEQAIDAYYKALELDPGYGRAHGALSVALVARYRHGWTDTPMETLDRALILARKAVELDDSTPQTHWALGFAHLARREFHEAELAATTSIEIAPNYADGYGLLALIKSHRGQAAEAIRLNDKAISLNPHYSFEYLVAYAIAYYTQKKYDKAVEVLETAHSRNPNHYMIKILLASSYLHQHRLDDSRWIVSELVLLTPGINLRAISDNLPFSRPDIVQRLLSDLREAGVPD, from the coding sequence ATGAATAACAGTATAAACAACGTATTCCGGATCGGGGACTGGGACGTTTCGCCTGCCGAAGGCCTGGTAACACGGAACGGGATCACGGAACGACTGGAACCCAAGGCCATGGAAGTACTGGTGTATCTCGCCGGCAATCCCGGATCAGTGATATCACGCGAAACCCTTGAGCACGATGTCTGGCATGGCGCCCTGATAGGATACGATGCTGTCACCAACACTGTTATCAAGCTGAGGAAAGCGCTCCAGGATAATGCCAGACAGCCTCAATATATTGTCACCGTTCCCAAGAAAGGCTACCAGCTCATCGCCCCCGTGCAAATGGATCTTCAGCGCGAAAGCCGATCGGGTCCATCCATACGCGAACCCACGGCCTGGTACAAAATCCGGGTATCAATGACACCTGCCCTTCTCGGCATCGCCCTGGCGGCAGGACTGGCGTTGACCTTGTCCTGGTTCGGAACAACGGGTACCCATTCCGAGTCAAACGTGCCCTCTATTATTGTTCTTCCGTTTGTCAGCCTGAACAATGACCCGAAAGGTGAGGCGCTTGCCGACGGCATTACCGAGGACATAATCACTGACCTGTCACGCATGGCCAACCTGAGGGTACTGGGTAACAACACCGCGTTCCGCTACAAGGATGAGATGGTACTGCCAAAAAGCGTGGGCGCGGATCTGAACGTACGCTTTGTTCTAAAGGGCAGTATACAAAAGCAAGGCGGAAATTTGCGGATCAACGCCCAGCTTATCGATACTTCTACCGGTTTCAACATGTGGGCCGAGCGATACGACCGCAAGATAGACGAGTATTTTTCGGTTCAGGATAACGTAACAAGAAATATTGTCAGCGCACTGGCAGTAAAACTCACGCGCAAGGAAAAACAGCGCCTCGCCCGGAAATCCACCGCCAACCTGGCGGCTTACGACCATTTTATGGAGGGGCAGCGCCAGTACAAGATCCTGACTGCCGAATCAACTGAACAGGCCATTGATGCCTACTATAAGGCGCTTGAGCTGGATCCGGGTTATGGCCGGGCCCACGGAGCACTTTCCGTGGCCCTGGTTGCCCGGTACCGCCATGGCTGGACAGATACACCGATGGAAACACTCGACCGCGCGTTAATCCTGGCAAGGAAAGCCGTTGAGCTGGATGATTCAACACCACAGACGCACTGGGCCCTGGGCTTTGCGCACCTTGCGCGACGGGAATTTCATGAAGCCGAACTGGCGGCGACAACATCCATAGAAATTGCTCCGAACTACGCCGATGGCTACGGTTTGCTGGCATTAATCAAGAGCCATCGCGGCCAGGCAGCGGAAGCGATCAGGTTGAACGACAAGGCGATCAGCCTCAATCCCCACTATTCTTTTGAATACCTGGTTGCCTATGCCATCGCCTATTACACGCAGAAAAAATATGACAAGGCAGTAGAGGTACTGGAAACCGCGCACTCCAGGAATCCCAACCATTACATGATCAAGATCCTGCTGGCGTCGTCCTACTTGCACCAGCACAGGCTCGATGATTCCCGCTGGATTGTCTCCGAACTGGTTCTGCTGACCCCGGGTATCAACCTGCGCGCGATCTCCGACAACCTGCCTTTTTCGCGCCCCGATATCGTCCAGCGGCTGCTGTCGGACCTGCGCGAGGCCGGGGTTCCCGACTGA
- a CDS encoding thioredoxin fold domain-containing protein, translating into MKSVIKAISAVIVVSVFAISGSLSAAGFKDGEIKRIHYPQWFVNDPFYDLQGATAQAQASGKHGIMVLFTTQGCSYCSVFIKVSLGNPEIAAEVKKHFVPVGMEIFDDVDMISPAGNSLPIKTWAGEQGVEFSPTLLFFDDQGERALRVIGYQSPERFRAIMKYVTQKRYAKETLAQYFAAQAKPKPAAAGAELKHDPMFISPPYNLDDRKKIELPLMILLEEPGCDQCDNFHDTVLADEEVRGRLSRFEVARLNVTDDHSVVVTPEGRKTTAAKWYKQTGFSRVPALLFYNEINREVLSTDALVQKNRMLNAVDFVLQRAYEKNWTYQMFARSQSLERARKRAEGQNK; encoded by the coding sequence ATGAAATCAGTTATCAAAGCCATATCGGCTGTAATCGTTGTAAGTGTATTCGCTATATCCGGATCATTGTCGGCGGCTGGTTTCAAAGACGGCGAAATAAAGCGGATTCATTACCCGCAGTGGTTTGTCAATGACCCGTTCTATGATCTGCAGGGTGCCACAGCGCAGGCGCAGGCATCCGGAAAACACGGAATCATGGTGCTGTTTACCACGCAGGGGTGTTCATATTGCAGTGTATTTATCAAGGTAAGCCTGGGGAACCCGGAAATCGCCGCCGAGGTTAAAAAGCACTTTGTGCCCGTGGGCATGGAAATTTTTGATGACGTCGATATGATCAGCCCGGCAGGAAATTCCTTGCCTATCAAAACCTGGGCCGGGGAGCAAGGCGTAGAGTTTTCGCCGACACTGCTGTTTTTTGATGATCAAGGGGAGCGTGCATTGCGGGTAATCGGTTACCAGTCTCCCGAGCGGTTCAGGGCGATCATGAAATACGTCACGCAGAAGCGGTATGCGAAAGAAACACTGGCGCAATATTTTGCAGCCCAGGCAAAACCAAAGCCGGCTGCTGCTGGTGCAGAGCTGAAACATGACCCGATGTTCATCAGCCCGCCCTACAACCTGGACGACCGGAAGAAAATTGAACTGCCCCTTATGATCCTGCTTGAGGAGCCCGGCTGCGATCAATGTGACAACTTCCACGATACCGTGCTGGCTGACGAGGAGGTTCGTGGCAGGCTTTCGCGGTTCGAAGTTGCCAGGCTGAATGTAACTGATGACCACTCTGTCGTGGTGACGCCGGAAGGCAGGAAAACCACCGCTGCAAAGTGGTACAAACAAACCGGTTTCAGCCGGGTACCGGCACTGCTGTTTTATAACGAGATCAACCGGGAGGTTTTGAGCACGGACGCCCTGGTCCAGAAAAACCGAATGCTTAACGCCGTGGATTTTGTTCTTCAGCGTGCCTATGAAAAGAACTGGACATACCAGATGTTCGCCAGGTCGCAATCACTGGAGCGGGCAAGGAAGCGTGCCGAGGGGCAGAACAAATGA